GTCCTGAAAAAACGGTGAAAAATCGGTCAAACCGATAGTTAACTGTTGAACCGACTGAACCAGTTGGGTTTTTGCAAGGACCGGTTTTTTCAAAATCCAccaaacggcgtcgttttgacactgagggaaaaaaagaaaagaaaaattgaagctGATCTGAAAACCGGATCAGACCGGTCTGTTCGATTAGTATAACTGTGAATCGGCAGCAATCATGGTCCGATTTGCCCCCTAAAACCGTTTTTCTAAAAATCGGAGGAGAACCGTCGAACCAGTCGGTTTCCAGCCGGTTGAACCGGACAGGGAACCGATCTGTTTGAaagaaacggcgtcgtttttgcCAAATTTGCTTACTTTCGCTCTTGGTTCTGCAGCTCCgtttctttctccctttctcCCTTGCTTTCTTTCATTCACATAAACTCAGCCAAAAAACCCTAGCACTGTTAGCCTACACCAACGCCGCCGCAAGGAGTGGCATACTGCCGCCGTCCGTCCGTCTATCTAGCTTCCCTCGtgctccaagtcttcaaccccCGTTCGCTGTCACCGATCGCAGCTGCTTCCTCGAGCTCGGCGTCCGTCGTCTTCGTTCGCGTTCTTCGTCGTTCAAGTTTGCTCGGCGTTCACCGTTCGCGTTCACTCGCCGTTCACCGTTCGGGTTCGCATTCGTCTGAAAGCCATGTTGCCCTGCTTCAAACTCTGCAACCAACCCGCGCGCTCCACCTAGCCGTCGAACTGCTCTCTTTTGTTGCCGCCGTGAGTTCCCTAAACCCACCACCAGACAATACACTCACACAACACCAATAATCTGCTTCAAACTCTGCATCTTCTTATTTCTATTACAATAAGTAACTATTTGATTTGGCagtggtttggatttttttcatAGACTGAATTAAAGTATACAATAGTTATGTTCTCTTCTCTATCACATTGATACTAAgctttgaattctcttatttCGTTTCAAGTTTACCGCACTcaacatgtttgatgaaatgctttaaCCATATTTCCGGTAGGTTTTATCATTTCTAGCTTTTAGAAACTTAGTAAGTTGATTGCACGTGAAATTAGAATAATTGGATCTTAGTAATTAGGAAATTTTAGCTGCACAAATAGCACCTTTGTAGAAAACATATTAGCATGATGATTCCACTTGCATTAGTGTTCTTCTGGTAAATTTTAACTGTTAGTGTGAACTTGTTAATTTGCTAATTGTTCTGATGTTGTTGTTCTGTtgttcttctattatttttatttatttatttttgttgtgattttcttttcttgaactTGTTAAGTTGATAATTTGCTGAATTGTTGGGCTGCTGTTgttttaatttgctaaattgttaGGTTTCTGTGATTTAATTTGTTGGATTTTCTATTTAGgtcttgttcttgtttatttgctAACTTGTTGTTGTGTATTTATTGTTATCTTTGAGATTCTTGCTGGATATTGGTTATCATTGATTTATTATATGCTTCATGTTttcattgttttcttcttctgaaggaaaaaaatttctgttttcattgttttgttgattgtttgttttgtttcagaaattaattttttgtgatcAATGCTCAACTCTAAATGCTGTTCTGTTGGTTTTGCagtgtttgttttgtttcagaaatcaattttttgttatcaaTGCTCAAACACTGAATGTTgttcttctgtttttgttttgtttcataAATCAATATTTTGTGATCAATGCTCAAACTCTGAATGTTGTTCTGCTGTTTTTGTTGTttcagaaatcaattttttgtgaTTAATGCTCATACTCTGAATGTTGTTCTGTTTTGTTTTAAGGCTGTGTTTAGAAGAGGTGATTGATTTCTGagtgttgttttgtttttgttttaaagcTCTGTGTTGTgttcaattttcattttgtagGAAATTCTTTGAGGTATATAAGAATTAAGAAGGAAGACTATTTTAATGGTATTATTCTGTTGATTTTGGTATGCTACAAGCTTGAACATAGAATTNNNNNNNNNNNNNNNNNNNNNNNNNNNNNNNNNNNNNNNNNNNNNNNNNNNNNNNNNNNNNNNNNNNNNNNNNNNNNNNNNNNNNNNNNNNNNNNNNNNNNNNNNNNNNNNNNNNNNNNNNNNNNNNNNNNNNNNNNNNNNNNNNNNNNNNNNNNNNNNNNNNNNNNNNNNNNNNNNNNNNNNNNNNNNNNNNNNNNNNNNNNNNNNNNNNNNNNNNNNNNNNNNNNNNNNNNNNNNNNNNNNNNNNNNNNNNNNNNNNNNNNNNNNNNNNNNNNNNNNNNNNNNNNNTGAATCCAAACCGACGCCGGCGCTAGGGCCACTCACCGTAGCGCGGGCCAGTCACCATCGCGGGCACTCTCCGTCGCGGGTCAGTCACCGTTGCGGGCCACTCACTGTCGCTGCTCACTCACCGTCGCTGCTCACTCACGTCGCGGGTAAGTTCTGGGTTTcttctttctggcattgttTTCAACTTTTCATTTTTGGTTCTGGCTTTGTGTTCCTCACTTCCTTAGACTTCAGTTCTTCTGTTCttcttgtttttttaatttttttaattttttaattttgttttttatatgatTAATCAAATGTGAATAAATTTGTTGTAGCTTGAATTTGAATACTTGAATACTTGAATTCTGCTCTGTTCAATAATGAATActtgaataattttgtttttcattttttgattTCTTCAATTCTGCTCTGTTGAATACTTGAATGCCATATGATGAAATATATTGGTCTGGATTCTGGGTTTTTCAATTCTGCaatgttaaaaaatttgaatctgTTCAATTCTGGGTTCTTCAATTCTGGGTTTTTCAATTCTGTGTTTTTCAATCTCCATTACTTCAATTCTCCAATGTTCAATTTTGCTCTGTTGAATACCTGAATGCCATATGAATTCTATGAACTATGAACTATGAGTTGATATATTGGTCTGGATTCTGGGTTTTTCAATTCGGCAATGTTCAATTTTTTGATTTCTTCAATTCTGCTCTCTTGAATACTTGAATGCCATATGAATTCTATGAACTATGATTatgtattgaatttttttaatttcactctatatttaattaaactggTTCAACCACGGTTGAACCAttgaaccattgaaccagtTACTTAACCGGTTCaatgaccggtccggttctcgcaaccttggttGTAACTTCAAGaccttcaagtgaatgaatgGAATAATTAAAATGTGGTTGGAAAATTCAAATGGAAACTATGAAAACCTTTGTTTTTGCTTTGTCATTGCTGAACTTGAGTTTAAATCAAGAActatgttttttatttgttgaactttgaattttgttagttATTGTGTTGTATGATTGCAGTTTATGAAATTTAACGTTGTTACTTCTCATatattggtatttttttttcattttattggcTGAAAATAGCATAAAAACAGGTTTTTAGTACATCAAATATGATTTGGACATGTTAGGATTTTAAACTAgttttaaaaaccaaaaaatccaaaccaaaccaatccaATTAAATTCGGTACAATAGGATCAGATGGTTTTTCCTATCAAAACCGAGCCAATTCGCATCACAAATACCCCTGGTTCCTGCCATCTGCTCCAATCTGCTATTTCCGCTGTCTCTCTAAGCTGTTTTCGCTTAGTCTTCTACATCTCCACACTTCAATTTCAGATCCCCAACAACCGCCGCAAAATGACTCGCCAAGGAGCTTATAAAGAAAGCGATGACATGCTCATTGATGAACCAAAACTGCCTCAGCAAGGCCAAATCGCGGCCCTTCCTAATGAGTTCAACCCCAGTTATCTGAAAATATATTACAGTAACTTAATTTCTCTTCCTATTTCATTATTCCTAAAAtttcataataattatataattatgcttattcattgatattttggaccTCAGGTAAGCTGTTTCCTCATGCTGATTTATATAGATGGATGTCATACGGCAACGGTAAGCTTAAATTCCATTCTACCAGTCTACTGTCataatcttttctatcttttttatatttttgtttttgtatttgtaGATGGGAAGCATCCTGCTTGTGATTCATCTTACTTGGGACGAAGGGAATTCTCGTACACCCTAGATAACGATATATTTGTGCGCTACAATACCTTCAATAGTGCCACCGAACTTGAAAACTCCATCAAAGACAAGTGCCCGTTAAAGATAGATATTGGACCCATCTACAACCTCAACGTAAGATATGAAAGCTTGTTTCTTTTAATTCTCTCTTAATCCTGAAGGATATTGATGcatatatttttgaattcactAAATAGTCTGTGTTAAGATTCATGGTTATTCAGTGGAAATAATAGAGTAACTACTAACTAgacaaaagagagaaagatgATATTACTGATTGTGTGAATTGTTGGGTGTTGTGACCAGAGAAATAAGCAACATATAGGGGAGTAATAAATATAGCACACCAACTCATAAATACCCCACCTAAAATCTGTAATGTAGGATACTTTTGGAAGAATTCTGATGTCTATTTTAAATGTATTACAGCCTGCACATAGGAATGCTTATGCTGGGGATAATGTTCTCACTCCGGTTGAGAGGGAGCTGATTTTTGATATAGTAAGAAGCTCTTCAAATTAAAATGTATTTGTGAGTTTTTCTACTTCTTTGTGGGATTCTTAACATTTGTTGGTTAATTATCATGTGTAGGATATGTCAGATTATGATGATGTTAGATACTGCTGCTCAGGTGCTGATGTTTGTCTCAATTGCTGGCCATTAATGACTGTAGCTGTCAAAGTAATAGATACTTCCTTAAGAGGTAATTTTGTGCATTTTATACATACTGTGAAAGACTGAAAGCTAGCGTAGAATTTGTGATTTATACATTGTTTGAAATGAAAGTGCGAGACTAAAGTTGTCTCTTTGGCCTTTACTAACATTTACTTGTGTATACTACTATTGTATATCCCTCTATTGTCTATGCACCATTCTTTGTGCTGTCAGATAGGGGTGTTCAAGACCCAGCTCGACCTGAAACCCGGCCCAGACCCGAGGCATATTTTGTTGGGTTTGCTTTTTTGTTACCCAGTGCTATATTAGGGCCGGTTCCAGGTCTAACTAAACTCGGCCTGGCCTGACCGATGTGCACCCCTACTGTCAGATAGTTATTTGGAAGTAATGTCTTCTGATGCACTCAAGCTTAATTATTGTGTTGATTTATTCTTTCAGATGACTTTGGGTTTAGACATATTCTCTGGGTATATAGTGGTCGGCGTGGTGTACATTGTTGGGTCTGTGATAGAAAGGCAAGACGGTGAGGCCATGAGACACTATATAGTTAAAACTTgtttttggtttggtttggctACTAAGGGCCATAAACATATTTTCAAATGTTACCATTACACTTACAGGTTGACTAATGAGCAGAGAGCAGCAGTTGCGGACTATTTTCGTGTCTACAAGGTATGATAGTTTTGTACTAATAATCTAGTTTACGAGTCATGTATTAAGTATATCTTTGATTATATTCTTTCCAGGGAAATGAAAATAACTATAAGAAGGTTTCCTTGATGGGTCAAGTTCTGCATCCCTTTCTGGCGTAAGTTCGATAGTGAATAACTGACCTTCCTAGCTAAATCCATAATTCAATGTCCTGAATAACATTTCATATCTGTAGGAGATCATATACTGAAGTTCTCAAGGAATATTTTGAGACAAAACTGCTTACAAGTCAAAATTTACTTTCTAGCGAGGAGAGATATGAAAAGATCCTAGAGATGATTCCTGATCAATGTATTTTTCTCCTATCACTGTATGATGATGCTTGTGGATTTCCTGCTATCATCTGGCATATAATGAGTAAATTGTATTTGCAGCTATTGCTTCTGAACTTCGAGGAAAGTGGCAAGAAAGTAGGCGGTCTTCTAGTGCAAAAGAAGACATTAATATTATTCGATGGGAGCAACTTAAACAGTTACAGCTTAAACAGTTGCTGCAAAAACATAAGTATTGAGGCATGCTGTTTTTTTTGGAGCAATTGGTTAATGGCATCAAATATGTGCAGCTATGACTTTCTTGAGTAATTAGATGCTTCATTGTACAAACTAGATACTAACtgatatttttattgttgttgttgttttccttTGCGTTTCCATAGGCACAAGGGGTGCGTAGGTGTGTTGAAGAGATTGTGTTCACCTATACATATCCTAGGCTTGATATGGAGGTTCGTCTAATATTTGGCATTCTTTCCCCATGTATTCTTGTTGATGGTTTTCATATTGGCTTCGAACTTATGCATTCATATTTATTCCTCAGTCCTCATAACACAATTTTCTTTACTTATTTGGCTGGACGTATTTATATTTTAGGTTTCTAAACATATGAACCATTTGCTCAAAGCACCCTTCTGTGTGCACCCAAAAACAGGTATGTTTTCCATATCAACTTTTTCTTGATAGCAAGTTGTTGATTTAAGTGTCTATTGACTCTTAAgtcatatttttgtttttaatttgtaattgcTATAAGaatattaaaagagaaaatttatCCTCCTTTGTTTCGGGTTAGATAGTGCATCGTCCCTATGAAAATAGGGATAAGTGTGTTAGTTAGTTAGGGCTTATAATATGCCATGGCTATTTCTTCCTTGTAGGCCGGTTTGTGTCCCCATCAACCCAAATAATTGTGAAGAATTTGATCCCACGACGGTGCCAACCCTTATCCAGGTACAACTACAATGACTATCTTCTTACTTAACTAAAATATGCACACTATAATGGTTATCTTCATCCTTCTGGAAAGGAGGGTTGGATTTATTTTGCCAACTACTTGCCAAACTTGAAATATGAGGAGTATTCTATAAATAGTTGAATACTTGGGAATTGCTGCA
This window of the Arachis duranensis cultivar V14167 unplaced genomic scaffold, aradu.V14167.gnm2.J7QH unplaced_Scaffold_232527, whole genome shotgun sequence genome carries:
- the LOC127744177 gene encoding uncharacterized protein LOC127744177, yielding MTRQGAYKESDDMLIDEPKLPQQGQIAALPNEFNPSYLKIYYSKLFPHADLYRWMSYGNDGKHPACDSSYLGRREFSYTLDNDIFVRYNTFNSATELENSIKDKCPLKIDIGPIYNLNPAHRNAYAGDNVLTPVERELIFDIDMSDYDDVRYCCSGADVCLNCWPLMTVAVKVIDTSLRDDFGFRHILWVYSGRRGVHCWVCDRKARRLTNEQRAAVADYFRVYKGNENNYKKVSLMGQVLHPFLARSYTEVLKEYFETKLLTSQNLLSSEERYEKILEMIPDQSIASELRGKWQESRRSSSAKEDINIIRWEQLKQLQLKQLLQKHKCVEEIVFTYTYPRLDMEVSKHMNHLLKAPFCVHPKTGMPVCVPINPNNCEEFDPTTVPTLIQPLEELNREGLRSDVEGEWNKTSLANAIKLFRSSFLQPLLKICKEEMESSYNAKLQQSKNLLSW